Proteins from one Camelina sativa cultivar DH55 chromosome 8, Cs, whole genome shotgun sequence genomic window:
- the LOC104708392 gene encoding probable WRKY transcription factor 26, producing the protein MGSFDRQRVVPKFKSATPSPLPLSPSPFFTLPNGVSPADLLDSPILFTSSNILPSPTTGTFPAQSLNWKNNGLVIDQNDIKYEDGKNQLDFSFANKNTAPPLFLPSMVTQPLPQLDVSKSESLSSNKTSDDGYNWRKYGQKQVKGSHNHPKPPQSTKKSASTGVAAAHQSSSHDTGEDEADAKRWKREENVKEPRLVVQTTSDIDILEDGYRSN; encoded by the exons ATGGGTTCTTTCGACCGCCAAAGAGTTGTCCCGAAATTCAAATCAGCAACTCCATCACCTCTccccctctctccctctcctttCTTCACTCTGCCTAATGGTGTTTCTCCCGCAGACCTTCTCGACTCTCCTATTCTCTTCACTTCCTCTAAC ATTTTGCCATCACCAACGACAGGCACATTTCCGGCGCAATCTCTGAACTGGAAGAACAACGGTTTGGTCATTGACCAAAATGATATCAAATACGAAGATGGGAAGAACCAGTTAGATTTTTCCTTCGCTAACAAGAACACAGCTCCTCCCTTGTTCCTACCATCT ATGGTAACTCAACCTTTACCGCAACTGGATGTATCCAAGTCTGAGTCTCTGTCAAGTAACAAAACCTCTGATGATGGCTACAATTGGCGTAAATACGGACAGAAGCAAGTCAAAGGAAGCCACAATCATCCCAAGCCTCCTCAATCCACTAAGAAATCAGCTTCCACCGGTGTAGCAGCAGCACATCAGAGTAGCAGTCATGACACTGGTGAGGATGAAGCAGACGCCAAGAGATG gaaaagagaagagaatgtGAAGGAGCCAAGACTGGTGGTTCAGACAACAAGTGATATAGACATTCTTGAAGATGGCTACAGAAGCAATTAA
- the LOC104708389 gene encoding PRA1 family protein B6-like — protein MASPLLPTSTTPDNNLPGGDTQLLSSLRVLLSRVLASVRHASADARPWAELVDRSAFSRPPSLTEAASRVRKNFSYFRANYITLVAILLAASLLSHPFALFLLASLAASWLFLYFFRPSDQPLVIGGRTFSDLETLGMLCLCTVVVMFMTSVGSLLMSTLAVGIMAVAIHGAFRAPEDLFLEEQEAIGSGLFAFFNNNASNAAAAAIATSAMSRVRV, from the coding sequence ATGGcctctcctcttcttccgaCTTCGACTACTCCTGATAATAATCTTCCCGGAGGCGATACACAGTTGCTGAGCTCTCTACGCGTCCTCTTGTCTCGCGTCCTAGCCTCTGTCCGTCATGCTTCCGCAGACGCCAGGCCCTGGGCAGAGCTCGTTGACCGGTCAGCGTTTTCCAGGCCACCATCGCTCACCGAGGCAGCGTCGCGAGTTAGGAAGAACTTTTCATACTTCCGAGCCAATTACATAACCTTAGTGGCCATTCTACTCGCCGCGTCTCTTCTTTCGCACCCTTTTGCTCTCTTCCTCCTCGCTTCCCTTGCCGCTTCTTGGCTTTTCCTCTACTTTTTCCGTCCGTCTGATCAGCCATTGGTCATCGGTGGACGCACGTTCTCCGATCTTGAGACGCTAGGAATGCTCTGCCTCTGCACTGTCGTGGTGATGTTTATGACCAGTGTTGGATCGCTCTTGATGTCGACTCTAGCCGTCGGGATCATGGCCGTCGCCATCCACGGAGCATTTCGTGCTCCCGAAGATCTGTtccttgaagaacaagaagccaTTGGATCTGGCCTTTTCGCATTCTTCAACAACAATGCCTCTAACGCAGCTGCTGCTGCCATAGCCACCTCTGCAATGTCCCGCGTTCGAGTTTGA
- the LOC104708396 gene encoding CBL-interacting serine/threonine-protein kinase 2-like — MENKPSVLTSRYEVGRLLGQGTFAKVYYGRSNHTNDGVAIKMIDKDKVMRVGLSEQIKREISVMRIAKHPNVVQLYEVMATKSRIYFVIEYCKGGELFNKVAKGKLKDVAWKYFYQLISAVDFCHSRGVYHRDIKPENLLLDDNDNLKVSDFGLSALADCKRQDGLLHTTCGTPAYVAPEVINRKGYDGTKADIWSCGVVLFVLLAGYLPFHDSNLMEMYRKIGKADFKCPTWFAPEVKRLLCKMLDPHHETRITIAKIKESSWFRKGLQLKQRKMEKQVREAAANSPVEAAGGAGPSENGESHEPPQLANLNAFDIIALSMGFDLAGLLGDLYDKRESRFASRKPASEIISKLEDVAKCLKLKIRKQDAGLFKLERLKEGRKGVLTMDAEIFQVTPTFHLVEVKKCNGDTIEYQKLVEEDLRPALADIVWVWQGEKEKKEEQLPQDEQEEQEPL, encoded by the coding sequence ATGGAGAACAAACCAAGTGTATTAACTAGTAGATACGAGGTTGGGAGGTTATTGGGTCAAGGCACTTTTGCAAAAGTATATTACGGAAGGAGCAATCATACAAACGACGGTGTAGCTATCAAGATGATTGATAAAGACAAGGTTATGAGAGTCGGGCTAAGCGAGCAGATCAAACGAGAGATCTCTGTCATGAGGATTGCTAAACACCCTAACGTCGTCCAGTTATACGAAGTTATGGCAACCAAGTCTAGGATTTACTTTGTCATCGAGTATTGTAAAGGCGGTGAGCTTTTCAACAAGGTTGCAAAAGGCAAACTTAAAGATGTTGCTTGGAAATATTTTTACCAGCTTATCAGCGCGGTTGATTTTTGCCATAGTCGTGGAGTTTATCACCGTGACATTAAGCCGGAGAATCTCTTGTTGGATGATAATGACAATCTCAAggtttctgattttggtttaagCGCGCTTGCTGATTGCAAACGTCAAGATGGTCTTTTGCATACGACTTGTGGTACACCTGCTTATGTTGCCCCCGAGGTTATTAACCGTAAAGGATATGATGGTACGAAAGCGGATATTTGGTCTTGTGGTGTTGTCTTGTTTGTGCTTTTGGCTGGCTATCTTCCTTTTCATGACTCTAATCTCATGGAGATGTATAGGAAGATAGGTAAAGCAGACTTCAAGTGTCCCACCTGGTTTGCTCCTGAAGTAAAGAGACTTTTGTGTAAGATGTTGGACCCTCACCATGAGACTAGAATCACTATTGCTAAAATCAAGGAGAGTTCTTGGTTCAGAAAAGGTTTGCAGTTGAAGCaaagaaagatggagaaacaAGTCAGAGAAGCTGCTGCTAATAGTCCAGTGGAAGCTGCTGGAGGTGCAGGTCCAAGTGAAAACGGAGAAAGCCACGAGCCGCCTCAGCTTGCAAACTTGAACGCTTTTGATATTATCGCTTTGTCTATGGGGTTTGATCTGGCAGGACTTTTGGGGGACTTGTATGACAAGAGAGAATCAAGATTCGCGTCTCGGAAACCTGCTTCAGAGATCATTTCTAAGCTAGAGGATGTTGCCAAGTGCCTTAAGCTGAAGATAAGAAAGCAAGACGCAGGCTTGTTTAAACTGGAACGGTTAAAAGAAGGAAGGAAAGGAGTTTTGACGATGGATGCAGAGATATTCCAAGTGACGCCTACGTTTCACCTGGTTGAAGTCAAGAAATGTAATGGGGATACAATAGAGTATCAGAAGCTAGTGGAGGAGGATCTTAGACCTGCTCTGGCAGATATTGTTTGGGTTTGGcaaggagagaaggagaagaaagaagagcagTTACCGCAGGATGAACAAGAAGAGCAAGAACCATTGTAG
- the LOC104708398 gene encoding dr1-associated corepressor homolog, which translates to MRKKLDTRFPAARIKKIMQADEDVGKIALAVPVLVSKALELFLQDLCDHTYEITLQRGAKTVSSLHLKNCVERYNVFDFLREVVSKVPDYGHGHGQSQGHADVAMDDRSISKRRKPPGDEVNDSDEDLKKTKVHEMGHAGISGRGRGRGRGRGRGRSAKTAERELLHHREMEIDPAILVAPPLTQNEIKMPAPSQQHDSEKKDVDERSCQTKQELQSPEEGNNDTNSGLGRGFDLNTQSLDVEIKAPVITASKEMKTEEYPCWSIPNMGNIDPVQLANMSKRLDEDEEDYDEEES; encoded by the exons ATGAGGAAGAAGCTCGACACTCGTTTCCCTGCt GCTCGCATAAAGAAAATTATGCAAGCTGACGAGGATGTTGGCAAGATCGCTTTGGCGGTTCCTGTCTTAGTTT CAAAAGCTTTGGAATTATTCTTACAAGACCTTTGTGATCATACTTATGAAATTACTCTTCAACGAGGAGCCAAGACCGTCAGCTCACTTCACCT AAAAAACTGTGTCGAAAGATACAATGTGTTTGATTTTCTAAGGGAAGTTGTAAGCAAAGTTCCTGACTATGGCCATGGGCATGGTCAAAGTCAAGGCCATGCTGATGTAGCCATGGATGACCGCAGTATCTCTAAGAGAAG GAAGCCGCCGGGTGATGAAGTTAATGACAGCGATGAGGACTTAAAGAAAACCAAAGTG CACGAGATGGGGCATGCGGGAATCAGTGGAAGGGGTCGAGGCAGAGGGCGTGGAAGGGGGCGTGGACGAAGTGCAAAAACAGCAGAAAGAGAGCTTCTTCATCATCGCGAGATGGAGATAGATCCAGCCATATTAGTAGCACCACCACTTACTCAAAACGAAATCAAGATGCCTGCACCATCACAACAACATGACAGTGAGAAGAAGGATGTGGATGAGCGGTCTTGCCAGACAAAGCAAGAGCTGCAAAGTCCCGAAGAAGGTAACAACGACACAAACTCAGGGTTGGGTCGGGGTTTTGATCTGAACACACAATCTCTCGACGTCGAGATAAAGGCGCCGGTAATCACAGCCTCGAAGGAAATGAAAACAGAGGAATATCCATGTTGGTCCATCCCGAATATGGGCAATATCGATCCCGTGCAGCTTGCTAATATGAGTAAGAGGttagacgaagacgaagaagattaTGACGAGGAGGAAAGCTGA
- the LOC104708391 gene encoding sorting nexin 2B-like, with protein sequence MMGSEDDQESKVKMETLFLREESNSNSNYRSAMSTLSDSRHPSIVVTPADSDPLFAPPSYYNESRSKPNGGNRDSSSYLEPPSYADVIFSPFDDNSEINGSDDGGSSLHSQSSDSLSRSPSSLTSDYIKITVSSPQKEQESTNSMIPGGTTYVTYQITTRTNLSEYGGGSEFSVRRRFRDVVTLADRLAESYRGFCIPPRPDKSVVESQVMQKQEFVEQRRVALEKYLRRLASHPVIRNSDELKVFLQAQGKLPLATSVDVASRMLDGAVKLPKQLFGEASSSVEVVQPARGGRDFLRLFKELRQSVSNDWGGPKPAVVEEDKEFLEKKEKMYDLEQQIINASQQAESLVKAQQDMGETMGELGLAFIKLTKFENEEAVFNSQRARANDMKNLATSAVKASRFYRELNSQTVKHLDTLHDYLGLMMAVQGAFADRSSALLTVQTLLSEISSLEGRAEKLEAASSKVFGGDKSRIKKIEELKETIKVTEDSKNVAIREYEQIKENNWCEVERLDRERRADFLNMMKGFVVSQVGYAEKIANVWTKVAEETSQYNRESS encoded by the exons ATGATGGGCTCAGAGGATGACCAAGAGTCCAAGGTGAAGATGGAGACTCTCTTCCTCCGCGAAGAATCCAACTCTAATTCTAATTATCGCAGCGCCATGTCAACTCTCTCCGACTCGCGTCACCCGTCTATCGTCGTAACTCCGGCTGATTCCGATCCGCTTTTCGCGCCGCCGTCTTACTACAACGAATCTCGTTCTAAACCAAACGGAGGCAACAGAGACAGCTCTTCTTACCTCGAGCCTCCGTCTTACGCCGATGTTATCTTCAGCCCTTTCGATGACAATTCCGAGATCAACGGCTCAGATGATGGAGGTAGCAGTCTTCATAGTCAGTCCTCTGATTCGTTATCTAGATCTCCGTCTTCTTTGACCTCCGATTACATCAAGATCACTGTTTCTAGTCCTCAGAAAGAGCAAGAGTCAACAAATTCGATGATTCCTGGAGGAACCACTTACGTCACTTACCAGATTACGACTAGAACGAATCTATCGGAATACGGCGGAGGATCGGAGTTTAGCGTGAGGAGAAGGTTCAGAGATGTTGTTACATTGGCTGATAGATTGGCTGAGTCGTATAGAGGGTTTTGTATCCCACCGAGGCCAGATAAGAGTGTGGTTGAGAGCCAAGTGATGCAAAAGCAAGAGTTTGTTGAGCAGAGAAGAGTTGCATTGGAGAAGTACTTGCGCAGGCTTGCTTCACATCCTGTGATCAGGAACAGTGATGAGTTGAAGGTTTTTCTTCAGGCGCAAGGGAAGTTACCGTTGGCTACGAGCGTAGATGTGGCTTCTAGGATGTTGGATGGTGCTGTGAAGCTGCCGAAACAGTTGTTtggtgaagcttcttcttctgttgaggTTGTTCAGCCGGCTAGAGGAGGTAGAGATTTTCTGAGATTGTTTAAAGAACTTAGACAGTCAGTATCTAATGACTGGGGTGGGCCAAAACCAGCTGTTGTGGAAGAAGATAAGGAgtttttggagaagaaggagaaaatgtATGACCTTGAGCAACAGATCATTAATGCTTCACAGCAG GCTGAATCCCTCGTGAAGGCACAGCAAGACATGGGGGAGACTATGGGGGAATTGGGATTAGCATTCATTAAGCTGACGAAATTTGAGAACGAAGAAGCTGTCTTCAATTCTCAAAGAGCTCGTGCCAATGATATGAAAAATTTAGCTACTTCAGCTGTAAAAGCTAGCAGGTTTTACAGAGAGCTGAATTCCCAGACGGTCAAGCATTTG GATACACTCCACGACTACCTTGGCCTAATGATGGCAGTCCAGGGCGCCTTCGCAGATAGATCTAGTGCTTTACTGACAGTGCAGACGCttctttctgaaatttcttcaCTGGAAGGAAGAGCTGAGAAGCTAGAAGCTGCATCATCGAAAGTCTTTGGCGGTGACAAATCAAGGATTAAGAAGATAGAAGAGTTAAAAGAAACCATCAAGGTCACTGAGGACTCCAAAAATGTTGCCATCAGGGAATACGAGCAGATCAAG GAAAATAACTGGTGTGAGGTTGAAAGGCTGGACAGGGAAAGGCGTGCAGACTTCTTGAATATGATGAAAGGGTTTGTTGTTAGTCAG GTTGGATATGCAGAAAAGATCGCGAATGTGTGGACAAAGGTTGCTGAGGAGACAAGTCAATACAATAGAGAGAGCTCTTAA
- the LOC104708400 gene encoding putative RING-H2 finger protein ATL69, translated as MSPISPPASGVGLGYGIAIAVSILVLISFIMLASYICIRSKSTGRDEAMTSDGVLEWPSPAAVVKLGLDRPVIESYPRIVLGDSRRLPRPNNGPCSICLCDYEAREPVRCIPECNHCFHTDCVDEWLRTSATCPLCRNSPAPSRLATPLSDLVPLAFQIR; from the coding sequence atgtctccgATAAGTCCTCCGGCCAGTGGGGTTGGGCTAGGCTATGGCATCGCCATTGCCGTAAGCATCTTGGTTCTCATTTCCTTCATAATGCTGGCTTCATACATCTGCATAAGGTCAAAATCTACAGGAAGAGATGAAGCTATGACGAGTGACGGAGTTCTTGAATGGCCGTCGCCCGCGGCTGTGGTGAAACTCGGTCTAGACCGGCCGGTGATAGAGTCATATCCAAGGATAGTGTTGGGAGATAGCCGGAGATTACCGAGGCCCAACAACGGCCCATGTTCGATATGTTTATGTGATTACGAGGCTAGGGAACCGGTTCGGTGTATACCGGAATGTAACCACTGCTTCCATACTGATTGTGTTGATGAGTGGCTCCGGACTAGTGCTACGTGTCCTCTTTGTAGGAACTCACCGGCTCCGTCTAGGCTAGCCACTCCATTGTCCGATTTGGTCCCACTTGCCTTTCAAATCAGGTGA
- the LOC104708397 gene encoding zinc finger CCCH domain-containing protein 4-like, protein MAHRILRDHGADGWERSDFPIICESCLGDNPYVRMTRANYNKECKICTRSFTFFRWQPGRDARFKKTEICQTCSKLKNVCQVCLLDLDYGLLVQVRDTALNITTHDSIPRSDVNRKYFAEHHDQKTRAGLDYGSSFGKMPPNDIISKLERTTPYYKRNRPHLCSFYTIGECNRGAGCAYRHEMPETGELSHQNIKDRYYGINDPVAMKLLGKAGDMGPFPPPEDESIRTLYVGGLNSITLEQDIRDRFYAYGEMESVRILPKKACAFVIYTTREGAEKAMQGLSNKLVVNGQRLKLTWARPPQVPKPDQGGSNQQQQGSVAHCGLLPRAVISQQTPPMQQFYMHAPGPFYPSMDPQRMGGHISTQEGGGSTSSTSENNGASSSSSSSSSHLMPPHQPYRQPPYEYKSLPYQLQYPPNHHHPGPVHQYAN, encoded by the exons aTGGCTCACAGAATATTGCGAGATCATGGAGCCGATGGATGGGAACGCTCCGATTTCCCAATCATCTGCGAATCATGCCTCGGTGACAATCCTTACGTTCGAAT GACCCGAGCGAATTATAATAAGGAATGCAAGATATGTACACGCTCTTTCACGTTTTTTAGGTGGCAGCCTGGCCGTGATGCTAGATTCAAAAAGACTGAAATCTGTCAGACTTGCTCCAAGCTGAAAAATGTATGCCAAGTCTGTCTTCTGGATCTCGATTATGGTCTTCTTGTTCAGGTCAGAGACACCGCACTCAAC ATAACTACTCATGACTCTATCCCTAGGAGCGATGTCAACAGAAAGTACTTTGCTGAGCATCATGACCAAAAG ACTAGAGCTGGGCTGGATTATGGATCTTCATTCGGGAAGATGCCACCTAATGATATTATTTCAAAGCTCGAAAGAACAACACCATACTATAAAAGGAACCGACCACATCTTTGTAGTTTCTACACCATTGGTGAGTGTAACAGAGGTGCCGGATGTGCATACCGGCATGAGATGCCCGAAACAGGAGAGCTATCCCATCAAAACATCAAAGATCGTTATTATGG TATTAACGATCCAGTCGCAATGAAGTTACTTGGAAAAGCTGGTGATATGGGCCCTTTCCCACCACCAGAGGATGAAAGCATCAGAACGCTTTACGTCGGTGGACTTAACTCGATAACCCTCGAGCAGGACATCCGAGACCGATTCTACGCTTACGGAGAAATGGAATCTGTCAGAATCTTGCCCAAGAAAGCCTGTGCGTTTGTCATATACACAACCCGAGAAGGAGCAGAGAAGGCCATGCAAGGGCTCTCCAACAAGCTAGTCGTCAACGGTCAGAGGCTAAAACTCACATGGGCAAGACCACCTCAGGTCCCTAAGCCTGATCAAGGTGGTTCCAACCAACAGCAACAGGGCAGTGTGGCTCATTGTGGTTTACTACCTCGAGCAGTTATATCTCAACAGACCCCACCGATGCAGCAGTTCTATATGCACGCACCAGGACCTTTTTACCCATCCATGGACCCGCAGAGAATGGGTGGCCACATTTCTACCCAAGAGGGAGGTGGTTCAACTTCAAGCACCAGTGAGAACAacggagcttcttcttcttcttcttcttcttcttctcacctgATGCCTCCACACCAGCCATACCGGCAACCCCCATATGAATATAAGTCGTTGCCTTACCAGCTCCAGTATCCTCCTAACCATCATCATCCAGGTCCTGTGCACCAATATGCCAACTAA
- the LOC104708394 gene encoding 40S ribosomal protein S4-3-like — translation MARGLKKHLKRLNAPKHWMLDKLGGAFAPKPSSGPHKSRECLPLVLIIRNRLKYALTYREVISILMQRHIQVDGKVRTDKTYPAGFMDVVSIPKTNENFRLLYDTKGRFRLHSIKDEEAKFKLCKVRSIQFGQKGIPYLNTYDGRTIRYPDPLIKPNDTIKLDLEANKIVEFIKFDVGNVVMVTGGRNRGRVGVIKNREKHKGSFETIHIQDSTGHEFATRLGNVFTLGKGTKPWVSLPKGKGIKLTIIEEARKRLAS, via the exons ATG GCAAGAGGATTGAAGAAGCATCTAAAGAGGCTTAATGCCCCCAAGCATTGGATGCTTGACAAACTTGGTGGTGCCttc GCTCCCAAGCCATCGTCTGGACCTCACAAGTCGAGGGAGTGTCTTCCTCTTGTCCTGATCATCAGGAACAGGTTGAAGTATGCTTTGACTTACCGTGAAGTTATCTCTATCTTGATGCAAAGGCATATCCAAGTTGATGGAAAAGTTAGGACTGACAAGACTTACCCTGCTGGCTTCATGG ATGTTGTATCCATCCCCAAGACAAATGAGAACTTCCGTCTTCTGTATGACACCAAGGGACGTTTCCGTCTCCACTCCATCAAGGATGAGGAAGCAAAG TTCAAGCTCTGCAAGGTTAGGTCTATCCAGTTTGGTCAGAAGGGTATCCCTTACCTGAACACTTATGATGGTCGCACTATCCGTTACCCTGACCCGCTCATCAAACCTAACGACACCATCAAGCTGGACCTTGAGGCGAACAAGATTGTTGAGTTCATCAAGTTTGACGTGGGTAACGTTGTGATGGTGACAGGAGGCAGAAACAGAGGGCGTGTTGGTGTGATTAAGAACAGGGAGAAGCATAAGGGAAGCTTTGAGACGATACACATTCAAGACTCAACAGGACATGAGTTTGCCACTAGGTTGGGCAATGTGTTCACCCTCGGCAAAGGAACAAAGCCATGGGTGTCTCTACCAAAGGGCAAAGGTATTAAGCTGACCATCATTGAGGAAGCGAGGAAGAGACTTGCTTCTTAA
- the LOC104708399 gene encoding WAT1-related protein At5g07050, translating into MSMEELSSCESFLTSSKPYFAMISLQFGYAGMNIITKISLNTGMSHYVLVVYRHAIATAVIAPFAFFFERKAQPKITFTIFMQLFILGLLGPVIDQNFYYMGLKYTSPTFSCAMSNMLPAMTFILAVLFRMEMLDVKKLWCQAKIGGTVVTVGGAMVMTLYKGPIVELFWTKYMHLQDNETASSKSSSDKDFLKGSILLILATLAWASLFVLQARILKTYAKHQLSLTTLICFIGTIQAVAVTFVMEHNPSAWRIGWDMNLLAAAYSGIVASSISYYVQGIVMKKRGPVFATAFSPLMMVIVAVMGSFVLAEKIFLGGVIGAVLIVIGLYAVLWGKQKENQVTICEPTKTELNSKITEDVEANGTEMKILEGDHNSMLSTIVISVPLSETPLKKTIQEP; encoded by the exons ATGTCGATGGAGGAGCTTAGTAGCTGTGAGAGCTTTCTCACAAGCTCTAAACCCTACTTTGCCATGATATCTCTCCAGTTTGGGTACGCCGGAATGAACATAATTACCAAAATATCCCTCAATACCGGTATGAGCCACTATGTCCTTGTCGTCTACCGCCATGCAATCGCCACCGCCGTTATCGCAccctttgctttcttcttcgaAAG GAAAGCTCAGCCGAAAATAACGTTCACCATTTTCATGCAACTATTCATTCTAGGCCTTCTCGG GCCGGTGATCGACCAAAACTTCTACTATATGGGGTTGAAATATACGTCGCCCACGTTCTCGTGCGCCATGAGTAACATGCTTCCGGCCATGACCTTTATCTTAGCCGTTTTATTTCG GATGGAGATGTTGGACGTGAAGAAACTGTGGTGTCAAGCGAAAATAGGCGGAACGGTGGTAACAGTGGGCGGAGCGATGGTGATGACACTTTACAAGGGACCTATCGTTGAGCTGTTTTGGACCAAGTATATGCACCTTCAAGACAATGAGACGGCGTCGTCTAAGAGCTCAAGTGATAAGGATTTTCTCAAAGGATCCATCCTCCTCATCTTAGCAACACTCGCATGGGCATCCCTCTTCGTCCTACAG GCAAGAATACTAAAGACGTACGCGAAGCATCAACTTTCTCTAACAACACTAATTTGCTTCATCGGAACAATACAAGCAGTAGCAGTGACGTTTGTGATGGAACACAACCCTTCTGCTTGGAGAATTGGTTGGGACATGAACCTTCTTGCCGCCGCTTACTCT GGGATTGTGGCATCAAGTATCTCATACTATGTGCAAGGGATAGTGATGAAGAAAAGAGGACCTGTGTTTGCTACTGCCTTTAGTCCTTTAATGATGGTTATTGTTGCTGTCATGGGTTCTTTTGTCTTGGCAGAAAAGATATTCCTTGGAGG GGTGATTGGTGCAGTACTGATTGTAATTGGATTGTATGCGGTCTTATGGGGAAAGCAAAAGGAGAATCAAGTGACAATATGTGAACCCACCAAGACTGAATTGAACAGTAAAATAACTGAGGATGTGGAAGCTAATGGAACTGAAATGAAAATCTTGGAAGGTGATCATAACTCTATGCTCTCTACGATTGTGATCAGCGTACCACTATCGGAAACACCTTTGAAGAAGACTATTCAAGAGCCATGA
- the LOC104708395 gene encoding spermidine coumaroyl-CoA acyltransferase-like → MGSQGMSSSSPFVVKRSQVVIVKPSKATPEVSLSLSTFDNDPFLETLAKTIYVYAPPSPKENVHDPVSLFQQALSHALVYYYPLAGKLHRGSDDHRLELRCSPAEGVPFVRATADCTLSSLNYLEDMDADLYQLVPSDVAEPTGGYNPLALQITLFACGGITLATALSHSLCDGFGASQFFKALTELAAGKTQPSIIPVWDRNCLTSDNLSVNGQVEDGQTPKLVDFGEACSSVATSPYTPTNDMVCEILNVTPEDISQLKEKVAGEVTTLEILAAHVWRSRCRALKLSPDGTSLFGMAVGIRRIVDPPLPEGYYGNAFVKANVAMKAGELNNSPLSHVVTLIKEAKRAALEKKYVLEQLREIERTLKMNVAFEGGSGAFMLLTDWRQLGLLDEVDFGHGGSLNIIPLVPKYLPDICIFLPRKHGGVRVLVTLPKPAMSNFKEHMMISMK, encoded by the exons ATGGGAAGCCAAGGTATGAGTTCATCGAGTCCCTTTGTGGTGAAGAGATCTCAAGTGGTTATAGTGAAACCCTCAAAGGCAACACCTgaagtctctctttctctctcgacaTTTGACAACGATCCTTTCCTCGAAACCCTGGCCAAAACTATCTATGTCTACGCTCCACCATCCCCCAAAGAAAATGTCCACGATCCGGTTTCCCTTTTTCAGCAAGCTCTCTCTCATGCTCTTGTCTATTACTACCCACTTGCGGGAAAACTTCACCGTGGATCCGACGACCATAGACTAGAGTTGAGGTGCAGTCCGGCGGAAGGAGTGCCCTTTGTTAGGGCGACGGCAGACTGCACTCTCTCTTCCCTCAACTATTTGGAGGACATGGACGCAGACTTATACCAACTCGTACCTTCTGACGTAGCTGAGCCGACTGGTGGTTACAACCCTCTGGCTTTGCAGATCACTCTGTTTGCATGCGGAGGGATCACTCTTGCAACGGCTCTCTCTCATTCCTTGTGTGATGGTTTTGGTGCGTCTCAGTTTTTCAAAGCCTTAACTGAGCTCGCAGCAGGAAAGACACAACCTAGCATCATCCCCGTTTGGGACAGAAACTGTCTCACCTCTGACAACCTAAGCGTAAACG ggCAAGTGGAGGATGGACAAACTCCCAAGCTGGTTGACTTCGGGGAGGCTTGCTCTTCTGTGGCAACTTCTCCCTACACACCAACCAACGACATGGTATGTGAGATACTCAACGTGACACCCGAAGATATTAGTCAACTCAAGGAGAAGGTTGCGGGGGAAGTCACGACTCTAGAGATTCTTGCAGCCCACGTTTGGAGATCAAGGTGCAGGGCCTTGAAGCTGAGTCCCGATGGAACCTCTCTATTCGGGATGGCCGTGGGTATACGCCGCATTGTGGATCCACCGTTACCGGAAGGCTACTACGGAAACGCATTCGTCAAGGCCAATGTAGCCATGAAGGCTGGCGAGCTAAACAACTCACCCTTGTCCCATGTAGTGACTCTCATCAAAGAGGCTAAAAGAGCGGCACTAGAGAAGAAGTACGTGTTGGAGCAGctaagagagatagagagaacgTTGAAGATGAATGTAGCGTTTGAAGGAGGGAGCGGAGCGTTCATGCTGCTCACTGATTGGAGACAGCTTGGATTGCTAGACGAAGTTGATTTTGGGCATGGAGGATCGTTGAACATAATACCGTTGGTTCCTAAATATTTGCCGGATATATGTATTTTCTTGCCGAGGAAGCACGGTGGTGTTAGGGTACTGGTCACATTGCCCAAACCTGCAATGAGCAACTTCAAGGAACACATGATGATTAGTATGAAATGA